Proteins co-encoded in one Paracoccus aestuarii genomic window:
- a CDS encoding GH1 family beta-glucosidase yields the protein MPKRSDFPQGFVFGAATAAYQIEGHAFGNAGSSHWDTFAATGRNVIRNEDGARACEHYTRWPEDLDLIRDAGLDAYRFSTSWARVMPDGVTLNPEGLDFYDRLVDGMVERGLSPYLTLYHWDLPSALADKGGWTNRDTALRFADYSAAVMARIGDRVARTATINEPWCVSWLSHFEGQHAPGLRDIRATARSMHHIQLAHGLAVQRLRAEGHDGLGIVLNFSEILPAGPGEDRAVDISDAISNRWFIESVTRGTYPEILLEGLGRHMPANWQDDMAAISSPIDWLGVNYYSRGIVSSDPSAPWPSTKGHEGPLPKTQMGWEIYPEGLRNLLIRMARDYVGDLPIVVTENGMASADAVENGAVFDPVREGYLASHLNAARQAIEGGANLQGFFYWSLLDNYEWSFGYEKRFGLIHVDFDTMVRTPKSSWHRLKAAMAR from the coding sequence ATGCCGAAGCGGTCGGATTTCCCGCAGGGCTTCGTCTTTGGCGCGGCGACCGCCGCCTATCAGATCGAGGGCCATGCCTTCGGCAATGCCGGGTCGTCGCATTGGGATACCTTTGCCGCCACCGGCCGCAACGTGATCCGCAACGAGGACGGCGCGCGGGCCTGCGAGCATTACACCCGCTGGCCCGAGGATCTGGACCTGATCCGCGATGCTGGGCTGGACGCCTATCGCTTCTCGACCTCCTGGGCGCGGGTGATGCCGGATGGGGTCACGCTGAACCCCGAAGGCCTGGATTTCTACGACCGGCTGGTGGACGGGATGGTTGAACGGGGGCTGTCGCCCTATCTGACGCTCTATCACTGGGATCTGCCCTCGGCGCTGGCGGACAAGGGCGGCTGGACCAATCGCGACACGGCGCTGCGCTTTGCGGATTATTCCGCCGCCGTCATGGCGCGGATCGGCGACCGCGTAGCCCGCACCGCCACCATCAACGAGCCGTGGTGCGTCAGCTGGCTCTCGCATTTCGAGGGCCAGCACGCCCCCGGCCTGCGCGACATCCGCGCCACCGCGCGGTCCATGCACCATATCCAGCTGGCCCATGGCCTGGCCGTCCAGCGCCTGCGCGCCGAGGGGCATGACGGGCTGGGCATCGTGCTGAACTTTTCCGAGATCCTGCCCGCCGGGCCGGGCGAGGATCGGGCGGTCGACATCTCGGACGCGATCTCGAACCGCTGGTTCATCGAATCCGTGACCCGCGGCACCTATCCCGAGATCCTGCTGGAGGGTCTGGGCCGTCACATGCCCGCAAACTGGCAGGACGACATGGCCGCGATTTCATCGCCCATCGACTGGCTGGGCGTGAACTATTATTCGCGCGGCATCGTGTCCTCGGACCCCTCCGCGCCCTGGCCCTCGACCAAGGGGCATGAAGGCCCGCTGCCCAAGACCCAGATGGGCTGGGAAATCTATCCGGAGGGGTTGCGCAACCTGCTGATCCGCATGGCCCGCGACTATGTGGGCGACCTGCCCATCGTGGTGACCGAGAACGGCATGGCCTCGGCCGATGCGGTCGAGAACGGCGCCGTCTTCGACCCCGTGCGCGAGGGCTATCTGGCCTCGCATCTGAACGCCGCGCGTCAGGCGATCGAAGGGGGCGCGAATCTGCAGGGCTTCTTCTACTGGTCGCTGCTGGACAATTACGAATGGTCCTTCGGCTATGAGAAGCGCTTCGGCCTGATCCATGTCGATTTCGACACGATGGTGCGCACGCCCAAATCGTCCTGGCACCGCCTGAAGGCCGCGATGGCGCGGTGA
- the hisD gene encoding histidinol dehydrogenase: protein MPVFLNARDADFEQGFRAMLSAKREVSTDVNDAVTAIIRDVRDRGDAAVCALTARFDRLSLTPATLRFAPEEIEAQIARVTPEDRAALALAAERIRAYHARQMPEDASWTDPEGATLGWRWSAVSAAGLYVPGGQAAYPSSVLMNAIPARVAGVERLVICVPTPDGVINPLVLLAAQLSGVDEIYRIGGAQAVAAMAYGTDTIAPVDKITGPGNAYVAAAKRQVFGRVGIDMIAGPSEVLVIADADQNPEWLAWDLLAQAEHDADAQSILITTDPAMARAVAEAVDRIIPTLERAAIAGASWRDYGTLIVVDDLDQAAALSNRIAPEHLELCVAAPEALAAKCVHAGAIFLGAHTPEAVGDYVSGPNHVLPTARSARFSSGLSVMDFLKRTTMARLTPGALAAIGPAAVRLAASEGLQAHGASVQARLGTLNERLPE from the coding sequence ATGCCGGTCTTTCTGAACGCGCGCGATGCGGATTTCGAACAGGGCTTCCGCGCGATGCTGTCGGCCAAGCGCGAGGTTTCGACCGATGTGAACGATGCGGTGACGGCCATCATCCGCGATGTGCGCGACCGCGGCGATGCGGCGGTCTGCGCGCTGACCGCGCGCTTCGACCGGCTGTCGCTGACGCCCGCGACGCTGCGTTTCGCGCCCGAGGAGATCGAGGCCCAGATCGCCCGCGTCACCCCCGAGGACCGCGCCGCCCTGGCCTTGGCGGCCGAACGCATCCGCGCCTATCACGCCCGCCAGATGCCCGAGGATGCCAGCTGGACCGACCCGGAGGGCGCGACCCTGGGCTGGCGCTGGTCGGCGGTGTCGGCGGCGGGGCTCTATGTGCCGGGCGGTCAGGCGGCCTATCCCTCCAGCGTGCTGATGAACGCGATCCCGGCGCGGGTGGCGGGGGTGGAACGGCTGGTCATCTGCGTGCCGACGCCGGACGGGGTGATCAACCCGCTGGTCCTGCTGGCGGCGCAGCTGTCGGGGGTCGATGAGATCTATCGCATCGGCGGCGCGCAGGCGGTGGCGGCCATGGCCTATGGCACCGATACCATCGCGCCGGTGGACAAGATCACCGGGCCGGGCAACGCCTATGTCGCGGCGGCCAAGCGGCAGGTCTTTGGCCGGGTGGGCATCGACATGATCGCGGGCCCCTCCGAGGTGCTGGTGATCGCGGACGCGGACCAGAACCCCGAATGGCTGGCCTGGGATCTGCTGGCCCAGGCCGAACATGACGCCGATGCGCAGTCGATCCTGATCACCACCGATCCGGCCATGGCCCGCGCCGTGGCCGAGGCGGTGGACCGCATCATCCCGACGCTGGAGCGCGCGGCCATCGCGGGGGCCAGCTGGCGCGATTACGGCACGCTGATCGTGGTGGACGACCTGGATCAGGCCGCGGCCCTGTCGAACCGCATCGCGCCCGAGCATCTGGAACTGTGCGTGGCCGCCCCCGAGGCGCTGGCCGCGAAATGCGTCCATGCCGGCGCGATCTTTCTGGGCGCGCATACGCCCGAGGCGGTGGGCGATTATGTCAGCGGGCCGAATCACGTCCTGCCCACGGCCCGCTCGGCGCGGTTCAGTTCGGGCCTGTCGGTGATGGATTTCCTCAAGCGCACCACCATGGCGCGGCTGACGCCGGGGGCATTGGCCGCGATCGGCCCCGCCGCGGTGCGCCTGGCCGCATCCGAGGGCTTGCAGGCGCATGGTGCTTCGGTTCAGGCTCGGCTCGGGACATTGAACGAAAGGCTGCCGGAATGA
- a CDS encoding DUF1810 domain-containing protein, with product MTDPSRDPASLDRFVTAQRGTHDAALAQLRRGRKTGHWMWFVFPQLRGLGRSQTAQVFGIADLDEARDYLAHPILGPRLRDCTAAMLGHDALTAEDILGPVDAMKLRSSATLFAAAGQGPEPFDRVIAQFYGGQPCQATLAMLGRGGAR from the coding sequence ATGACCGACCCGTCCCGTGATCCCGCATCCCTCGACCGCTTCGTGACCGCGCAGCGCGGCACCCATGACGCGGCGCTGGCCCAGCTGCGGCGGGGCCGCAAGACCGGGCACTGGATGTGGTTCGTCTTTCCCCAGCTGCGCGGGCTCGGCCGGTCGCAGACCGCGCAGGTCTTCGGCATCGCCGATCTGGACGAGGCCCGCGACTATCTGGCCCATCCGATCCTGGGGCCGCGGCTGCGGGACTGCACCGCCGCGATGCTGGGCCATGACGCCCTGACGGCCGAGGATATCCTGGGCCCCGTGGATGCGATGAAGCTGCGATCCTCGGCGACGCTCTTCGCCGCTGCGGGGCAGGGTCCCGAACCGTTCGATCGGGTGATCGCGCAATTTTACGGCGGGCAGCCCTGTCAGGCGACGCTGGCGATGCTGGGGCGGGGCGGGGCGCGATGA
- the trhA gene encoding PAQR family membrane homeostasis protein TrhA: protein MPLMMPQRAGYSRAETLSDMMVHAVGLAAALMAVPVLITLTWAQAGGLALVGVSIYGATLVAMILCSTLYNMAHSARWSEMLRQMDHSAIYLKIAGTYTAFALAAAQPAGWFLVWIWGCALLGAGLRSLAPNRFRGAAITLYLVMGWSGAVAGGALFADMSSRAFGLILAGGILYTAGFGFYVSPRLRFHRTIWHGFVMTASAVFFAAVMVHVLAGA from the coding sequence ATGCCCCTCATGATGCCGCAGCGCGCCGGCTACAGCCGCGCCGAGACTTTGTCGGACATGATGGTGCATGCGGTCGGGCTGGCCGCCGCGCTGATGGCGGTGCCCGTGCTGATCACGCTGACCTGGGCGCAGGCCGGAGGGCTGGCGCTGGTCGGGGTGTCGATCTATGGCGCGACGCTGGTGGCGATGATCCTGTGTTCGACGCTCTACAACATGGCGCATTCGGCGCGCTGGTCCGAGATGCTGCGCCAGATGGACCATTCGGCGATCTATCTGAAGATCGCGGGGACCTATACCGCCTTTGCCTTGGCCGCCGCCCAGCCCGCAGGCTGGTTCCTGGTGTGGATCTGGGGCTGCGCGCTGCTGGGGGCCGGGCTGCGCAGCCTGGCGCCGAACCGGTTCCGGGGGGCGGCCATCACGCTCTATCTGGTGATGGGATGGTCCGGCGCGGTGGCCGGGGGGGCGCTGTTCGCGGACATGTCCTCGCGCGCCTTCGGGCTGATCCTGGCGGGGGGGATCCTCTATACGGCGGGGTTCGGCTTCTATGTCTCGCCCCGGCTGCGGTTCCACCGGACGATCTGGCACGGCTTTGTCATGACGGCCAGCGCGGTCTTCTTTGCCGCCGTGATGGTGCATGTGCTGGCCGGGGCCTGA
- the murA gene encoding UDP-N-acetylglucosamine 1-carboxyvinyltransferase has product MDQIVVTGNGPLQGEIPIAGAKNACLTLMPATLLTDQPLTLTNAPRLSDIRTMTALLGSLGAEVASLQDGQVLALSSHALTSHRAEYDIVRKMRASILVLGPLLARDGVAEVSLPGGCAIGARPVDLHLRALEAMGAALDLRDGYVHAKAPAGGLRGAVFEFPVVSVGATENALMAATLARGTTVLKNAAREPEIVDLARCLRAMGSRIEGEGTGTITIEGVDALHGATHPVVTDRIELGTYMLAPAMCGGEVELLGGRIELLAAFCEKLDEAGLTVEETARGIRVARPNGRVRAVNVRTEPFPGFPTDLQAQFMALMCLAEGTSVLEETIFENRFMHAPELTRMGAQIEVQGGHATVTGVETLRGAPVMATDLRASVSLILAGMAAEGTTTVSRVYHLDRGYEHVVRKLRGVGAHIERVKEDPHD; this is encoded by the coding sequence ATGGACCAGATCGTCGTGACGGGGAACGGCCCGTTGCAGGGGGAAATTCCCATCGCGGGCGCCAAGAACGCCTGCCTGACGCTGATGCCGGCGACGCTGCTGACGGACCAGCCGCTGACGCTGACCAACGCGCCGCGCCTGTCGGACATCCGCACCATGACGGCGCTGCTGGGATCGCTCGGGGCCGAGGTCGCCAGCCTGCAGGACGGCCAGGTGCTGGCCCTGTCCAGCCATGCGCTGACCAGCCACCGGGCGGAATACGACATCGTGCGCAAGATGCGCGCCTCGATCCTGGTGCTGGGGCCGCTGCTGGCGCGCGACGGGGTGGCCGAGGTGTCGCTGCCCGGGGGCTGCGCGATCGGGGCGCGGCCGGTGGACCTGCATCTGCGGGCGCTGGAGGCGATGGGCGCGGCGCTGGACCTGCGCGACGGCTATGTCCATGCCAAGGCGCCCGCGGGCGGGCTGCGGGGCGCGGTCTTCGAATTTCCCGTCGTCTCGGTCGGCGCGACCGAGAACGCGCTGATGGCCGCGACCCTGGCCCGCGGCACGACCGTCCTGAAGAACGCCGCGCGCGAGCCCGAGATCGTGGACCTGGCCCGCTGCCTGCGCGCGATGGGTTCGCGGATCGAGGGAGAGGGCACCGGCACCATCACCATCGAGGGCGTCGATGCGCTGCACGGCGCCACCCATCCGGTCGTCACCGACCGGATCGAGCTGGGGACCTATATGCTGGCGCCGGCCATGTGCGGCGGCGAGGTCGAGCTGCTGGGCGGGCGGATCGAGCTGCTGGCGGCCTTCTGCGAGAAGCTGGACGAGGCCGGCCTGACCGTGGAGGAGACCGCACGCGGCATCCGGGTCGCCCGGCCCAACGGCCGTGTGCGCGCGGTGAATGTCCGCACCGAACCCTTCCCGGGCTTTCCGACCGACCTTCAGGCCCAGTTCATGGCGCTGATGTGCCTGGCCGAGGGCACCTCGGTCCTGGAGGAGACGATCTTCGAGAACCGCTTCATGCATGCGCCGGAACTGACCCGCATGGGCGCCCAGATCGAGGTGCAGGGCGGCCATGCCACCGTCACGGGCGTCGAGACGCTGCGCGGCGCGCCCGTCATGGCGACGGATCTGCGCGCCTCGGTCAGCCTGATCCTGGCGGGGATGGCGGCCGAGGGAACCACGACGGTCAGCCGCGTCTATCACCTGGACCGGGGCTATGAGCATGTCGTGCGCAAGCTGCGCGGCGTGGGCGCCCATATCGAACGCGTGAAGGAGGACCCGCATGACTGA
- a CDS encoding ABC transporter ATP-binding protein produces the protein MTQISEIRVENLMIDFPVGGGLFRRDHIRTAHDVSLTLRAGEALAIVGESGSGKSTTARAISRIVKPTAGRILVDGHDILAPGRQPSRRDYAAKVQMIFQDPFGSLNPVHTIRHHIARPLRLHHPDLSSARIEDQVIATLTRVGLSPAAQTADKYPHELSGGQRQRVAIARAVAVGAQFILADEPISMLDVSIRLGILNLMDDMKRDGIGFMYITHDIATARYFAERTAVMYVGHMVEWGESDSVTQTPFHPYTRLLLDAVPQPGRRRQAQPPQARRAEIPVRRPDSRGCPFAARCPQMREICRGTLPPVTQLKDDHYVRCHLAETR, from the coding sequence TGATCGACTTTCCCGTCGGCGGCGGGCTGTTCCGGCGCGACCATATCCGCACCGCCCATGATGTCAGCCTGACGCTCCGCGCGGGCGAGGCCTTGGCCATCGTCGGCGAAAGCGGCAGCGGCAAGAGCACCACCGCCCGCGCCATCAGCCGCATCGTGAAACCGACCGCCGGGCGCATCCTGGTCGATGGGCATGACATCCTGGCGCCGGGGCGACAGCCCTCGCGGCGGGATTATGCGGCCAAGGTCCAGATGATCTTTCAGGACCCGTTCGGCTCGCTGAACCCGGTCCACACGATCCGCCACCACATCGCGCGGCCCTTGCGCCTGCATCACCCGGACCTGTCCTCCGCCCGGATCGAGGATCAGGTCATCGCCACCCTGACCCGCGTGGGCCTGTCGCCCGCCGCCCAGACCGCCGACAAATACCCGCACGAGCTGTCGGGCGGCCAGCGTCAGCGCGTGGCCATCGCGCGGGCCGTCGCGGTGGGGGCGCAATTTATCCTGGCGGATGAGCCGATCTCGATGCTGGACGTGTCGATCCGGCTCGGCATCCTGAACCTGATGGATGACATGAAGCGCGACGGGATCGGCTTCATGTACATCACCCATGACATCGCCACCGCGCGCTATTTCGCGGAACGCACGGCGGTCATGTATGTGGGCCATATGGTCGAATGGGGCGAAAGCGACAGCGTCACGCAGACCCCGTTCCACCCCTATACGCGCCTGCTGCTGGACGCGGTCCCGCAACCCGGCCGCCGCCGTCAGGCCCAGCCCCCGCAGGCCAGGCGCGCCGAGATCCCGGTCCGCCGTCCCGACAGCCGGGGCTGTCCCTTTGCCGCGCGCTGCCCCCAGATGCGCGAGATCTGCCGCGGCACGCTGCCGCCCGTCACCCAACTGAAGGACGACCATTATGTACGATGCCACCTTGCCGAAACGCGCTGA
- a CDS encoding DUF2948 family protein has protein sequence MTEDARFADADPRPLALRAEDEVDLRILSSLVQDAVLTAGDISHDAKARRLALLLTRFRWEDATDAQAQGRDFERVRSVLVIGDVMRVVSDGVDRDEGTVLSLLAIRWQPGEDGTGRLTLDFAGDGTILAEVECINLDLRDVTRPHRAVSGKAPSHPE, from the coding sequence ATGACTGAGGATGCCCGCTTTGCCGATGCCGACCCCCGCCCCCTGGCCCTGAGGGCCGAGGACGAGGTGGACCTGCGCATCCTGTCTTCGCTGGTCCAGGACGCGGTCCTGACCGCCGGCGACATCAGCCATGACGCCAAGGCGCGGCGTCTGGCCCTGCTGCTCACGCGCTTCCGGTGGGAGGACGCGACCGACGCACAGGCCCAGGGCCGCGACTTCGAACGCGTGCGATCGGTCCTGGTCATCGGCGACGTGATGCGCGTGGTCAGCGACGGCGTGGACCGCGACGAGGGCACCGTGCTGTCGCTGCTGGCGATCCGCTGGCAGCCGGGCGAGGACGGCACCGGCCGCCTGACGCTGGATTTCGCGGGCGACGGCACGATCCTGGCCGAGGTGGAATGCATCAACCTGGATCTGCGCGACGTGACACGGCCGCATCGCGCGGTCTCGGGCAAGGCGCCCTCGCATCCCGAATAG
- a CDS encoding UPF0262 family protein — protein MSRITRIEIDDSAIAPATPEMEQERRVAIFDLIEHNSFSVPGRDGQPAPDGPFVLELCIREGRLVFDVTTEAQDKVAEFHLSLGPFRQVVKDYFQICQSYFDAVKRLPPAQIEAIDMARRGIHNEGARTLQERLEGKAGLDIDTARRLFTLICALIPQG, from the coding sequence ATGAGCCGCATCACCCGGATCGAGATCGACGACAGCGCCATCGCCCCCGCCACCCCGGAGATGGAACAGGAACGCCGCGTCGCGATCTTCGATCTGATCGAGCATAACAGTTTTTCGGTGCCGGGCCGCGACGGCCAGCCCGCCCCCGACGGCCCGTTCGTGCTGGAGCTGTGCATCCGCGAGGGGCGGCTGGTCTTTGACGTCACCACCGAGGCCCAGGACAAGGTGGCCGAATTCCACCTGTCGCTTGGGCCGTTCCGGCAGGTGGTCAAGGATTACTTCCAGATCTGCCAGAGCTATTTCGACGCCGTCAAGCGCCTGCCCCCCGCCCAGATCGAGGCGATCGACATGGCCCGGCGCGGCATCCACAACGAGGGCGCGCGCACGCTGCAGGAACGGCTGGAGGGCAAAGCCGGGCTGGACATCGACACGGCGCGGCGCCTCTTCACCCTGATCTGCGCCCTGATCCCGCAGGGCTGA